A stretch of Planctomycetia bacterium DNA encodes these proteins:
- a CDS encoding ATP-dependent Clp protease ATP-binding subunit, producing the protein MYERFTDRARKVMQLANQEAQRFNHEYIGTEHILLGLVKEGSGVAANVLKNLDVDLRKIRLEVEKLVQSGPDMVTMGKLPQTPRAKKVIEYAIEEARNLSHNYVGTEHLLLGLLREDEGVAAQVLRNLGLKLEDVREEVLNLLGHNLEGNGESGETAGAGVGSGSGSGGGSGKGKQSRSKTPALDSFGRDLTELARQTKLDPVIGRSNEIERVIQVLSRRTKNNPVLLGEAGVGKTAIVEGLAQMIIEGNVPELLRDRRIVVLDLAMMVAGTKYRGQFEERIKAVMNEVRRAKNTILFIDELHTLVGAGGAEGAIDASNVLKPALARGEIQCIGATTLDEFRKYIEKDGALERRFQQIIVNPPSKKEAVEILKGLRDRYESHHRVQITDKALEAAVELSDRYITGRCLPDKAIDVIDEAGARIRLKATTRPPDLKDIDSDIERLNAEKEAAVAEQDFEKAAQLRDQADKIKKKKEQITKEWREKAKEVDGVVDEEVIAEVVSKMTGVPLKRLSDEETSRLLKMEDEIKKRVISQSEAIERISRAIRRSRSGIKDPKRPIGTFIFAGPTGVGKTLLAKRIAEFMFGNEEALVTIDMSEYMEKHNVSRLIGAPPGFVGYEEGGQLTEKIRRRPYSVVLLDEIEKAHPDVWNMLLQIMEEGRLTDSFGRVVDFRNTILIMTTNAGAEEVTNKAVFGLHKKDENSNYEKMKETLKSALDRYFRPEFLNRLDDIIVFRQLTREDLQKIVDIELEKVYKRLLEKGLTLTLSPEAREYLIEKGFNVEFGARPLRRAIEHLLEDPLSEDILRGTFHGYDIIRAELVSGEGASTEKKITFVPSKKEPVEVEPAREEVKEDKLTGASSGSN; encoded by the coding sequence ATGTACGAGCGTTTTACCGACCGTGCTCGAAAAGTAATGCAGCTTGCCAATCAGGAAGCCCAGCGCTTCAATCATGAATACATCGGCACCGAACACATCCTGCTCGGACTCGTCAAGGAAGGCTCAGGCGTCGCTGCCAATGTCCTCAAGAACCTCGACGTTGATCTTCGCAAGATTCGCCTGGAAGTCGAAAAGCTAGTCCAGTCCGGCCCCGATATGGTGACGATGGGCAAGCTGCCTCAGACACCACGGGCCAAGAAGGTTATCGAATATGCCATCGAAGAGGCTCGCAACCTCAGCCATAATTATGTAGGCACCGAACACCTGCTGCTCGGCCTGCTTCGTGAAGACGAAGGCGTCGCTGCCCAGGTGCTTCGCAACCTTGGCCTCAAGCTTGAAGACGTCCGTGAAGAAGTGCTTAATCTGCTTGGCCACAACCTCGAAGGCAACGGCGAATCGGGTGAGACCGCTGGCGCCGGCGTTGGCTCAGGCAGTGGTTCGGGAGGCGGATCAGGCAAAGGCAAACAAAGCCGCTCCAAGACCCCGGCACTCGATAGTTTTGGCCGCGACCTGACCGAACTAGCCCGTCAAACCAAACTCGATCCCGTGATCGGTCGCTCAAACGAAATCGAACGTGTTATCCAGGTGCTCAGCCGACGTACCAAGAACAATCCCGTTCTCCTCGGTGAAGCAGGTGTTGGCAAAACGGCCATCGTCGAAGGCCTGGCCCAGATGATCATCGAAGGCAACGTGCCCGAACTGCTGCGTGACCGCCGTATTGTCGTCCTTGACTTGGCCATGATGGTAGCAGGCACCAAGTATCGTGGCCAGTTCGAAGAACGTATCAAAGCCGTCATGAACGAAGTGCGACGTGCCAAGAACACGATTCTCTTTATTGATGAGCTTCACACCCTGGTTGGTGCTGGCGGCGCTGAAGGCGCCATCGATGCCAGCAACGTGCTGAAGCCTGCTTTGGCTCGTGGCGAAATCCAGTGCATCGGCGCTACCACGCTCGATGAGTTCCGCAAATACATCGAAAAGGACGGCGCTCTGGAACGCCGCTTCCAGCAGATCATCGTCAATCCGCCGAGCAAGAAGGAAGCGGTTGAGATTCTGAAAGGTCTCCGCGACCGCTATGAATCACATCACCGCGTGCAGATCACTGACAAGGCTCTGGAAGCTGCAGTTGAACTATCTGATCGGTATATCACAGGCCGCTGCCTGCCCGATAAGGCCATCGATGTGATTGACGAAGCGGGTGCCCGTATTCGCCTGAAGGCGACTACTCGTCCGCCAGATTTGAAGGACATTGATTCCGATATCGAACGGCTCAATGCCGAGAAGGAAGCCGCCGTTGCTGAGCAGGACTTCGAGAAAGCCGCTCAATTGCGCGATCAAGCAGACAAGATCAAGAAGAAGAAGGAACAGATCACCAAGGAATGGCGAGAGAAAGCCAAGGAAGTGGATGGCGTGGTAGATGAGGAAGTCATTGCCGAGGTCGTCAGCAAGATGACCGGCGTGCCTCTCAAACGTCTCAGCGACGAAGAGACCAGCCGTCTCCTCAAGATGGAAGACGAGATCAAAAAGCGAGTTATTTCGCAGAGCGAAGCCATCGAGCGTATCAGTCGCGCGATTCGCCGCAGCCGGTCCGGCATCAAGGATCCTAAGCGTCCCATCGGCACCTTCATCTTCGCTGGCCCTACCGGTGTGGGTAAAACGCTGCTCGCCAAGCGTATCGCCGAGTTCATGTTTGGCAACGAGGAAGCCCTCGTTACCATCGACATGTCCGAATACATGGAAAAGCACAACGTCAGCCGTCTGATCGGCGCTCCGCCAGGCTTCGTCGGTTACGAAGAAGGCGGCCAGCTTACCGAGAAGATTCGCCGACGCCCTTACAGTGTGGTGCTGCTTGATGAAATTGAAAAGGCCCACCCCGATGTCTGGAACATGCTGCTCCAGATCATGGAAGAAGGCCGCCTGACTGACAGCTTTGGCCGAGTCGTTGATTTCAGAAACACCATTCTGATCATGACGACCAATGCCGGTGCTGAGGAAGTCACCAACAAGGCTGTATTCGGTCTGCATAAGAAGGACGAGAACTCTAACTACGAGAAGATGAAGGAAACGCTGAAGTCGGCTCTCGACCGCTACTTCCGCCCTGAGTTCCTGAATCGTCTTGACGATATCATCGTCTTCCGCCAGCTAACCAGGGAAGATCTGCAGAAGATCGTCGATATCGAACTGGAGAAGGTCTATAAGAGGCTGCTGGAAAAGGGCCTGACGCTGACCCTAAGCCCAGAAGCACGCGAGTACCTCATCGAGAAGGGCTTCAACGTCGAGTTCGGTGCCCGGCCTTTGCGTCGTGCCATCGAACATCTTCTTGAAGACCCGCTTTCGGAAGATATCCTCCGCGGAACCTTCCATGGCTACGATATCATTCGTGCCGAACTGGTCTCCGGCGAAGGCGCTTCAACCGAGAAGAAGATTACCTTCGTGCCCAGCAAGAAGGAACCGGTGGAAGTGGAGCCAGCCAGAGAAGAAGTCAAGGAAGACAAGCTGACCGGCGCAAGCAGCGGTTCCAATTAA
- a CDS encoding amino acid ABC transporter ATP-binding protein has protein sequence MEIILHALFPFCGVPPTNPFISINNLTKRFDGKTILNDVSLRVKKGQTVCLLGPSGGGKSTLLRCVNGLNTFDTGNITIGTHQLQANQSGALDAVRRTVGMVFQDFRLFPHMTALENVMEAPCRVLNTHAKEARQRAEQLLSDVGLADRMQHWPHQLSGGQQQRVAIARALAMNPEALLCDEITSALDPERKHDVLDVLEKLQHRGLTILMVTHEMGFARKAADHVVILADGKNIEEGSPAEVIDRPQHERTKQFFAKVLG, from the coding sequence ATGGAGATTATCCTCCATGCTCTTTTTCCCTTTTGCGGAGTGCCACCCACGAATCCGTTCATCTCCATCAACAACCTGACCAAGCGGTTCGATGGTAAAACCATCCTGAACGATGTTTCACTCCGGGTGAAGAAAGGGCAGACCGTTTGCCTGCTGGGCCCTTCAGGCGGGGGTAAGTCGACGCTGCTCCGCTGTGTTAACGGTCTGAATACCTTCGATACTGGCAACATCACTATTGGTACACACCAACTGCAAGCTAATCAGTCGGGTGCACTCGATGCGGTTCGCCGTACAGTCGGCATGGTCTTTCAGGACTTCCGCCTGTTCCCTCATATGACAGCTTTGGAAAATGTGATGGAAGCGCCGTGTCGCGTGCTGAATACTCATGCGAAAGAAGCCCGGCAACGTGCCGAACAACTGCTCAGCGATGTCGGCCTGGCCGATCGCATGCAGCATTGGCCACATCAGCTTTCCGGCGGACAGCAGCAGCGGGTCGCCATCGCCCGGGCTTTGGCCATGAACCCCGAAGCGCTTCTTTGTGATGAAATCACCAGCGCACTCGATCCGGAACGCAAGCACGATGTGCTCGATGTCCTGGAAAAATTACAACACCGTGGACTGACTATTCTGATGGTTACTCACGAAATGGGCTTCGCTCGCAAAGCGGCTGATCATGTAGTCATCCTTGCTGATGGCAAGAACATAGAAGAAGGCTCGCCTGCCGAGGTCATCGACCGCCCGCAACACGAACGGACTAAACAATTCTTCGCTAAAGTGCTAGGGTAA
- the mscL gene encoding large conductance mechanosensitive channel protein MscL has protein sequence MDKIKSLGTGGAGKAFSLFDEFKAFAFKGNVIDLAVGVVIGAAFGKIIDSLVKNLLMPLISLVMPGDKSYEKWDLTIGEKTIPYGLFIGDVISFLIVALALFLFVVKFLGWVMKTKKAEAAAPPPPTKDQELLTEIRDLLKAQAKS, from the coding sequence ATGGATAAGATCAAATCGCTGGGTACCGGTGGAGCCGGCAAAGCCTTTTCTCTCTTTGATGAATTCAAAGCATTTGCGTTCAAAGGCAACGTCATCGACCTGGCTGTGGGCGTGGTGATCGGAGCAGCGTTCGGCAAGATCATCGATTCGCTTGTCAAAAACCTGCTGATGCCTCTCATCAGCTTGGTGATGCCGGGCGACAAGAGTTATGAAAAGTGGGACTTGACCATCGGCGAAAAGACCATCCCGTATGGATTGTTCATAGGTGACGTGATCAGTTTCCTGATTGTAGCCTTGGCACTGTTCCTGTTTGTGGTGAAATTCCTGGGCTGGGTGATGAAAACCAAGAAAGCAGAGGCTGCTGCACCGCCGCCGCCGACTAAGGATCAGGAATTGCTGACGGAGATTCGTGATTTATTGAAAGCACAGGCAAAATCGTAA
- a CDS encoding serine hydroxymethyltransferase produces MNPITQHDPEVWQAIAGEQRRQQEGLELIASENYTSSAVMAAQGTVLTNKYAEGYPGKRYYGGCEHVDKVEQLAIDRAKNLFGAQCVNVQPHSGAQANMAVFLAALKPGDTIMGLDLAHGGHLTHGMKLNFSGKYFKVVHYGVDQTTHRIDMDQVARLAKEHQPKLIIAGASAYSRHFDFPKFQSIAKEAGALMMVDMAHIAGLVAAKVHPDPVPYADFVTTTTHKTLRGPRGGMILTTPEWEKKINSAVFPGVQGGPLMHVIAAKSVSFGEALQLDFTAYAKQVIANAQAMCERLKKHGFKIISDGTDNHLMLVDVTTYGGVTGKIAEQSLDHAGITVNKNLIPYDPRPPLDPSGIRIGTPALTTRGMQQHEMERIADWISAVLSAPDDEKIRKDIHRQVVELGHHFPAPFYP; encoded by the coding sequence ATGAACCCCATCACGCAGCACGATCCCGAAGTCTGGCAGGCGATTGCAGGCGAGCAGCGTCGGCAACAAGAAGGGCTGGAACTGATCGCTTCGGAGAACTACACCTCCTCGGCAGTGATGGCGGCTCAGGGCACCGTGCTTACCAACAAATATGCGGAAGGCTACCCAGGTAAACGTTACTACGGCGGCTGCGAGCATGTTGACAAGGTAGAACAACTCGCGATTGATCGTGCGAAGAATCTGTTTGGTGCCCAGTGTGTGAATGTGCAGCCTCACTCGGGTGCTCAGGCAAACATGGCGGTATTCCTGGCAGCACTGAAGCCTGGCGATACCATCATGGGGCTCGATTTGGCCCATGGCGGACACCTGACACACGGCATGAAGCTCAACTTCTCCGGCAAATATTTCAAAGTGGTTCATTATGGTGTTGATCAGACGACGCATCGCATCGATATGGATCAGGTGGCCCGGCTGGCAAAGGAACATCAGCCGAAATTGATCATCGCTGGTGCCAGCGCCTATTCACGGCATTTTGATTTCCCCAAGTTTCAGAGCATTGCCAAGGAAGCAGGCGCATTGATGATGGTTGACATGGCCCACATCGCGGGGCTGGTGGCAGCCAAAGTGCATCCTGATCCGGTGCCTTACGCTGATTTCGTCACTACCACTACGCACAAGACCTTGCGAGGCCCACGAGGCGGCATGATTCTGACCACCCCCGAATGGGAAAAGAAAATCAACTCCGCGGTGTTCCCGGGTGTACAGGGTGGACCGTTGATGCACGTGATTGCTGCCAAGAGTGTATCGTTCGGCGAAGCTCTACAACTGGATTTCACAGCTTATGCCAAGCAGGTGATTGCCAATGCCCAGGCCATGTGTGAACGGCTGAAGAAGCATGGCTTCAAAATTATTTCTGACGGCACCGACAACCATCTCATGCTGGTCGATGTCACCACGTATGGCGGCGTAACGGGCAAGATTGCTGAGCAGTCGCTCGATCATGCAGGCATCACGGTAAATAAGAACCTGATTCCATATGATCCACGCCCGCCGCTCGATCCATCAGGTATTCGCATTGGCACCCCTGCCCTCACGACACGGGGCATGCAGCAGCATGAGATGGAACGCATTGCTGACTGGATATCGGCTGTGCTGTCTGCACCCGATGATGAAAAGATCCGCAAAGATATTCACCGCCAGGTGGTGGAACTGGGCCATCACTTCCCTGCTCCGTTCTATCCGTGA
- a CDS encoding MOSC domain-containing protein — protein MNWQGRVVAIHIGEKSQPLKAVNQVEAQAGTGLVGDRYGTGAGTFSTKKGPDREITLIEEEALKAVGQEYQVEITSADARRNVTTQGVPLNHLVGKTFKMGNVVLKGIRLCEPCGHLEKLLNKGDIKDMLRHRGGLRAQILESGTIHQGDTVEPLS, from the coding sequence ATGAACTGGCAAGGCAGAGTGGTAGCGATCCATATTGGCGAGAAAAGTCAGCCGCTAAAGGCTGTTAATCAGGTGGAAGCCCAGGCAGGTACCGGTTTGGTGGGCGACCGGTACGGTACCGGGGCAGGGACCTTCTCCACCAAAAAAGGCCCTGACCGCGAAATCACACTGATCGAAGAGGAAGCCCTGAAAGCTGTCGGACAAGAATATCAGGTCGAGATAACCTCAGCCGATGCTCGTCGTAATGTCACCACGCAAGGCGTACCGCTCAATCATCTCGTAGGCAAAACCTTCAAGATGGGCAACGTTGTCCTGAAAGGCATCCGCCTGTGCGAACCCTGCGGCCACCTCGAAAAATTGCTGAACAAAGGCGATATCAAAGACATGCTCCGCCATCGCGGCGGCCTCCGTGCCCAAATCCTCGAAAGCGGCACCATCCACCAGGGCGATACTGTCGAACCCCTCTCCTGA
- a CDS encoding transposase → MKHFEIEGHAHFLTFSNYRRIPMLSKERTCHWFVDAVAKARVEQEFDVWAWVIMPDHAHMLIWPRRPKYKMGPILQAIKQPIAIRAIGHLRRHAPKFLNKLRVVNKNRTYHRFWQPGGGFDGNQVEPAAIHEIIEYIHNNPVRAGLVEKAIDWKYSSARDWAGFPNVILPVDRTVPTWLNGR, encoded by the coding sequence ATGAAGCACTTCGAGATCGAGGGGCACGCCCACTTCCTCACCTTCTCGAACTATCGTCGCATCCCCATGCTCAGCAAAGAACGAACCTGCCACTGGTTCGTGGATGCCGTCGCCAAAGCTCGTGTCGAACAGGAGTTCGATGTATGGGCATGGGTTATCATGCCAGATCATGCCCATATGCTTATTTGGCCTCGTCGCCCCAAGTACAAAATGGGCCCTATCCTGCAAGCCATCAAGCAACCCATTGCCATTCGCGCGATCGGCCACCTGCGTCGTCATGCACCGAAGTTCCTGAACAAGCTGCGTGTCGTCAACAAGAATCGCACCTACCACCGCTTCTGGCAACCGGGCGGCGGCTTCGATGGCAATCAAGTAGAACCCGCAGCCATCCACGAGATCATCGAGTACATCCACAACAATCCCGTACGTGCCGGGTTGGTAGAAAAAGCGATCGACTGGAAGTACTCCAGCGCCCGTGATTGGGCCGGGTTCCCGAACGTGATTCTGCCCGTGGATCGCACCGTGCCCACCTGGCTCAACGGGAGATAA
- a CDS encoding acyl-CoA desaturase produces the protein MSTSPTAGNRLAVSAAPPKFPKDSDFQSVLVRRVQDYFSSTGRYQRDCPRMYLKTAIILATFFSSYILLVFFATSWYFVLPLAIILSLAVAAIGFNIQHDAGHHAYSNYAWINKIMSWTMDMVGGSSYMWHWKHGVFHHTYTNISGHDTDIELGFLGRLSPHQKRYSFHRWQQYYLWPLYGFVVFKWHLFDDFQSYITGKIGENRIPRPKGGDLLVFIIGKLVFFSLAFIIPMFFCTWWMVLLFYGLVIGITGIILSVVFQLAHCDEKAEFPLPAGDTGRMENAWAVHQVSTTVDFAQRSRVLTWLLGGLNYQIEHHLFPRICHTNYPAISRIVQQVCQEFGLRYNVHTTFWGAMVAHYHWLRQMGRPQLALAS, from the coding sequence ATGAGTACATCACCCACAGCCGGAAATCGGCTCGCCGTTTCTGCTGCGCCTCCCAAATTTCCCAAAGACAGCGATTTTCAATCGGTACTCGTTCGCAGAGTACAGGATTACTTTTCCAGCACGGGCAGGTATCAGCGTGACTGCCCGCGAATGTATCTCAAGACAGCAATCATCCTGGCGACGTTTTTCAGTTCGTATATACTACTCGTCTTTTTTGCTACCAGTTGGTATTTCGTGTTGCCTTTGGCGATTATTCTGAGCCTGGCTGTTGCTGCCATCGGCTTCAACATTCAGCATGATGCTGGCCATCATGCCTATTCCAATTACGCGTGGATTAACAAAATCATGTCATGGACCATGGATATGGTGGGCGGCAGTTCTTACATGTGGCATTGGAAACACGGGGTGTTCCACCACACCTACACCAATATCTCCGGTCATGATACCGATATCGAACTTGGGTTTCTCGGCAGGCTGTCTCCTCATCAGAAACGTTACAGCTTTCATCGCTGGCAGCAGTACTACCTCTGGCCTCTTTACGGATTTGTCGTATTCAAGTGGCATCTTTTCGACGATTTTCAGTCTTATATCACTGGTAAGATTGGCGAGAATCGTATTCCACGACCAAAGGGCGGGGATCTGCTCGTTTTTATTATCGGCAAGTTGGTCTTCTTCTCGCTCGCCTTCATTATCCCCATGTTCTTCTGCACATGGTGGATGGTTCTTCTCTTTTACGGACTGGTGATCGGCATTACAGGGATAATTCTGAGCGTGGTATTCCAGTTAGCTCATTGCGATGAGAAAGCGGAATTTCCATTGCCTGCAGGCGATACCGGTCGGATGGAAAATGCATGGGCAGTGCATCAGGTCTCTACCACTGTTGATTTCGCCCAGCGAAGCCGGGTCCTGACCTGGCTGCTTGGCGGACTGAATTATCAGATTGAACATCATCTTTTTCCGAGAATCTGTCACACCAATTACCCGGCAATCTCCCGGATTGTGCAACAAGTCTGCCAGGAGTTTGGTTTGCGTTATAACGTGCATACTACCTTCTGGGGCGCCATGGTCGCGCATTACCACTGGCTCCGACAAATGGGCCGTCCGCAGTTGGCTTTGGCTTCGTAA
- a CDS encoding SGNH/GDSL hydrolase family protein, with protein MSYSILMLCLLFSPNFEQGASQPKRILFIGNSLTYTNELPVLVQQFFVSLKQPKPFVEAFTEPGASLGDHWQLPRTGKRIVEGKWDYIILQQGPSSLAASQKEFMKDMETGKQFFKQTKAKVCLFMVWPESNRKQYFPQVRQAYASAAKSVNGLFLPAGIALKEVQKNAPKLALFTDGLHPTPLGTFLAGYVIAAKLTGTDAEQLPAQFHWKQYEIKLNQADYQNCLEAVRIALKDEGK; from the coding sequence ATGTCTTACTCTATCCTGATGCTGTGTCTTTTGTTTAGCCCAAACTTCGAGCAGGGAGCATCGCAGCCCAAGCGTATTCTGTTCATTGGTAACAGCCTGACTTACACGAATGAGTTGCCTGTGCTGGTACAGCAGTTTTTCGTATCGCTCAAGCAGCCTAAGCCATTTGTAGAAGCCTTTACTGAACCAGGTGCTTCACTGGGCGATCACTGGCAGTTGCCTCGAACTGGCAAACGCATCGTAGAAGGTAAGTGGGATTACATCATCCTGCAGCAAGGCCCCTCCTCACTGGCGGCCAGCCAGAAGGAATTCATGAAAGACATGGAGACAGGGAAACAGTTTTTCAAACAGACCAAGGCCAAAGTTTGCCTCTTCATGGTTTGGCCTGAGTCGAACCGCAAGCAGTATTTTCCTCAGGTGCGGCAAGCCTATGCCAGTGCAGCCAAGTCAGTGAACGGTCTGTTTCTCCCTGCAGGTATTGCACTGAAAGAGGTGCAAAAGAATGCACCTAAACTGGCACTCTTCACCGATGGACTGCACCCTACCCCGCTGGGAACATTCCTGGCTGGGTACGTGATCGCTGCGAAATTGACTGGCACCGATGCTGAACAATTGCCTGCACAGTTTCATTGGAAGCAGTATGAAATCAAGCTTAACCAGGCAGATTACCAGAATTGTCTGGAAGCGGTACGTATAGCATTAAAGGATGAGGGAAAGTAA
- a CDS encoding SRPBCC family protein, with amino-acid sequence MKLHTTRKPILLVCQEVLPGSADEIVNQILDLQNWSSFQGYGPLPGIKSAEFEVRNPEILGTRIRVVNRDGSSHVETITAWRPGKQLQMTMNEFTPPLSKMATHFLEIWDFQPVEQGTQVTRRFELYPKTTLSSWSLWMISFLLKQAVKRHLQQLKSGK; translated from the coding sequence GTGAAGTTGCATACCACTCGCAAACCGATTCTATTGGTGTGTCAGGAAGTTCTCCCCGGTTCTGCAGATGAAATAGTCAACCAGATACTTGATCTTCAGAACTGGAGCAGTTTCCAGGGTTATGGTCCGCTCCCAGGAATAAAATCCGCTGAGTTCGAAGTGAGAAATCCTGAAATACTGGGCACAAGAATTCGAGTCGTTAACCGCGATGGTTCTTCTCATGTCGAAACCATCACCGCTTGGCGGCCTGGCAAGCAACTCCAGATGACCATGAACGAGTTCACGCCTCCATTATCCAAAATGGCGACACATTTTCTGGAGATTTGGGACTTTCAGCCTGTGGAACAAGGTACCCAGGTTACCAGACGTTTTGAACTCTACCCCAAAACAACTCTCTCAAGTTGGTCGTTGTGGATGATTTCGTTTCTCCTCAAGCAGGCAGTCAAACGGCACCTTCAGCAACTCAAATCCGGGAAGTGA
- a CDS encoding LemA family protein yields the protein MEQLALVAGIIVVLLVVYVIATYNRLVNLRTLIENAWSNIETELKRRYDLIPNLVSTVKGYAAHEKEVFEKVTQARMQAMQSHGDRAEQARDENQLAQAMRGVLAVAESYPDLKASTLFLALQKELTNTENRIQAARRFYNGNIKDSNSLVRQFPSNLLARWFGFSESAFFEVESALERQPVQVSL from the coding sequence TTGGAACAACTGGCACTGGTTGCAGGCATTATTGTTGTACTCCTCGTGGTCTATGTCATCGCCACCTACAATCGACTGGTCAATCTTCGCACCCTCATCGAAAATGCCTGGAGCAACATCGAGACGGAACTGAAGCGTCGCTATGACCTGATACCGAATCTTGTCTCCACAGTAAAAGGATATGCTGCTCACGAAAAGGAAGTTTTCGAAAAGGTTACTCAGGCTCGTATGCAGGCGATGCAATCACATGGCGATCGTGCGGAGCAGGCTCGTGATGAAAATCAATTGGCCCAGGCAATGCGGGGTGTGCTGGCCGTTGCAGAAAGTTACCCCGATCTGAAAGCCAGTACACTGTTCCTGGCACTGCAGAAGGAATTGACTAACACCGAGAACCGCATCCAGGCTGCTCGCCGTTTCTACAACGGCAACATCAAGGATTCCAATTCCCTGGTACGGCAGTTCCCCAGCAATCTGCTGGCACGATGGTTTGGCTTTTCCGAATCTGCATTCTTTGAAGTAGAATCTGCGCTGGAACGCCAGCCTGTGCAGGTCAGCCTGTAA
- a CDS encoding four helix bundle protein, translating into MIYFRVVLFCQLGSKEKMYPPPTELRARTKAASLHAIKLYRSLPDRDEAMIVGKRMFRTVTRAGAYYRAAVRCRKLRSYLNRLDGALYELELAAYWLELLLDGDLGPRTPTSSLLTEVHELMAIMVSCRKSARKLGNRRASMSSS; encoded by the coding sequence ATGATTTATTTCCGAGTTGTGCTATTCTGCCAATTGGGGAGCAAAGAGAAGATGTATCCGCCTCCAACCGAACTCCGTGCACGAACGAAAGCCGCTTCATTACATGCTATAAAGCTGTATCGCAGTTTGCCTGACCGCGATGAAGCGATGATAGTAGGCAAACGCATGTTCAGAACGGTGACGCGGGCAGGTGCTTATTATCGAGCAGCAGTGCGATGCCGCAAATTGCGTTCGTATCTCAATCGGTTGGATGGCGCGCTGTATGAATTGGAATTAGCAGCATACTGGCTTGAATTGTTACTCGATGGAGACCTCGGCCCCCGAACTCCGACCAGTTCACTTCTTACCGAAGTGCATGAACTGATGGCTATTATGGTCAGTTGTAGAAAATCCGCTCGGAAACTGGGTAACAGACGAGCCAGCATGTCTAGTTCATGA